A window of Lycium ferocissimum isolate CSIRO_LF1 unplaced genomic scaffold, AGI_CSIRO_Lferr_CH_V1 ctg518, whole genome shotgun sequence contains these coding sequences:
- the LOC132044751 gene encoding phosphatidylcholine:diacylglycerol cholinephosphotransferase 1-like, with product MKGHTRNRHNTNGKLNRKVDEMKKKLGSDNGGYGWLSNAYFMKWTMEDVLGVVKYHPLPCVFAALMLLFMGVEYTLRMIPASSPPFDLGFIVTIPLNRLLAERPALNTLFAGLNTLFVAMQTAYILATFLIEGRPRATISAIFMFTFRGILGYATQLPLPEDFLGSGADFPVGNVSFFLFYSGHVAASVIASLDMKRMQRWELARVFDALNILQVVRLLSTRGHYTIDLAVGIGAGILFDYMAGNYVETRTKLCIANGSNGTTYGAKQENGVKYQSVSSN from the exons ATGAAGGGACACACACGTAATAGGCATAACACTAACGGAAAACTAAACAGAAAGGTTGacgaaatgaagaagaaattggGCTCGGATAACGGTGGTTATGGGTGGCTAAGTAATGCGTATTTTATGAAGTGGACGATGGAGGATGTATTGGGTGTGGTGAAGTACCATCCGTTACCGTGTGTGTTTGCTGCTTTAATGTTGCTTTTCATGGGAGTTGAATACACTCTTCGTATGATCCCAGCTTCTTCTCCACCATTCGATCTGGGATTCATTGTTACCATTCCTCTTAATCGTTTGCTTGCTGAAAGACCTGCTCTCAACACCCTTTTTGCTGGATTAAACACG CTCTTCGTGGCGATGCAAACGGCGTACATTTTGGCGACTTTTCTAATAGAAGGACGGCCTCGAGCGACAATATCGGCGATATTCATGTTCACATTCAGAGGCATTCTTGGGTATGCTACACAGTTGCCTTTGCCAGAG GATTTCTTGGGGTCAGGGGCCGATTTCCCAGTAGGGAATGTGtcgtttttcttgttttattcaGGGCATGTGGCGGCCTCCGTGATTGCTTCGCTGGATATGAAACGGATGCAGAGATGGGAATTGGCTCGAGTATTTGACGCCTTGAATATATTGCAAGTGGTGAGGTTGCTGAGCACTAGGGGCCATTACACTATTGATTTGGCTGTTGGCATTGGCGCTGGCATTTTGTTTGATTATATGGCCGGAAACTATGTGGAGACTAGGACAAAACTATGTATTGCCAATGGTAGCAATGGAACTACTTATGGTGCCAAGCAAGAAAATGGTGTCAAATATCAAAGTGTATCTTCAAATTGA